The window CCAATCGTTGTTAGGTATGGCTTTCGCCGGGTGAGATATTAGACCGTTGGAATCGGCAGTGGGGTCCCCGTTGCCTCACTATAGAGTCCATCGGGATCGAGGTCGACGCCGTTCGGCCAAACCAATGTATGCGCCTCTGGGTCAACCGCAACCTGAGCGAAGAAAGCAATGTCTTCCAACGGCTTGAAAACACCACCTCGACCCCGCACTCGTCCTGCCAAATCAAGGTCTGCCTCCTCTCCATTGGCAAATATTAGGTGCAGAACATAATCATGCAGATGGCGGACGCCGTTAATCCTGGGCAACATCATACCCTCACATTGTTATTCCAGAGAATCCCTTCCGATGATCTGTCGCACCCGATATACCCTCAGGTCCTGGGTCTCATAATAGGTGCGCACGGTCAGTTCGGCGATAAGCCCCATCACGATGAACTGTACGCCGAGGATAACCAGCAAGACCGCCAGCAGCAGCAGAGGCCGGTCGCCGATGGTCATGGCGTTGAAACCGGCCATGCCGCCGGTGATGCCCGCCCACAGCTTCAGCCCGGTCAGATAGCCGCCGACGAGCGCGCCGAGAGCGAACAGGATGATCCCCCAGCGGCCGAATAGTTGCATTGGCCGGTCGCCGTATTTGCGCAGGAAGTGGATGGTGAACAGGTCGAGGATGACGCGGAAGGTGCGCGACAGGCCGTATTTCGACGCCCCGGCCACCCGCGCCCGGTGGTTGACCGGCACCTCCGACATGCTGAAGCCGCCGAAGCTGACCAGTTCGGGGATGAAGCGGTGCAGTTCGCCGTAGAGATGCAGATCGCGGACGACCTCGGCGCGGAAGGCGCGCAAGGAGCAGCCCCGGTCGCGCAGCCGCACACCGCTGGTCTCGGCGATGAGCCAGTTGGCGACCCGCGACGGGAAGCGGCGCACGAGGTTGTCCTGCCGGTTCTCGCGCCAGCCGTTGACCACGTCGTACCCCTTGTCCAGTTCGGCCAGCAGCCGGGGGATGTCGGCCGGGTCGTTCTGGCGGTCGGCGTCGAGGGTGACGATGACCCGGCCGCGGGCATGGTCGAAGCCGGCGGCGAAGGCTGCCGTCTGGCCGTAGTTGCGGCGGAAGCGGATGGCGACGATGTGGTCATCTTCGGCGGCCAGCTCTTGCAGGCAGGCGAAGCTACCGTCCTTGCTGCCGTCGTCGATGAACAGGGCTTCATAATCGAGGCCCGTACTGCCCAGCGCGGCGCGAATCTCCTCGGCCAGCGGGCGCAGGTTGTCTTCCTCGTTGTAGACGGGGATGACGAGGCTCAGATCAATTGATTCAGGATGGGGTAAGGCTGTGGTCAATCGCTCTCAATCCCCTGTAACCAAGAACTGTGGCACGTTCGTCAGCACATCCAGATACCACCACCACTCTTCCGGCGATGCGGCCGATTCGTTGCGCCACTGGGCCAAATCGGCCACGGCCACAATGGCTTGATAGAACTGTTCGGCGTGGTAAAGCAAGCGCTGATCCGCGTCCGATAAGCGGTCCTGTTGTTCAGGAGTTAATTCTTGCCAAACGGCGGCAAGACGGCTGCGGGTCAGGAGCATATCCAGATGTTCCATGCCGCTTACGTCCGGGAATCTAACGTCGGTTTCGTATTGCACTAACCACGACTCCAGGTCGTTCATAGAAGCACTTAGGCTGTTTCCAACTGGTATGTTTGGATGAGTACGTCGGCCGGAATGTCAAGTCCTGCGTGTAATCGACGGATCATGTCGAGAGATAGAGGCAGGCGCCGCTCTAAAACGGCCATCACTTCTCCTTCGTTGCCGATATACGGAACAAGGGCGCGCGGCGTTAGCTCCTGACGTTCTAGAAAGTGAAAAAGGGCTTCGATCGGATCGGGCGGACCAATCGGATCGGTTTCCCCTTCATAGGCTTCGATTAGGGTGACCAAAATATCCAGTTTGTCACCTTCCGGAGTATTTGGTTCCGCGCCCCAAAGTCGATCCAATTCGGCCATTGCCTCTTTATAATCTACTTCGTTTCGGATGGGTTTAATTTCCATGGCCAGCCCTTTAGATCGTACGCGCGTCTATCTTGTCGTAGTCGCGATGTGTTCCAATGAATCGAATGTAAACGATACCGCGTCGGTAGTCAACCGCTGTGATTAGACGATAGCGATTACCATGAATATTAAAAACAATGCGGTTGTTTGCAATTATGCTGGCACTTCTATAGTCCGTTACCACATCTGCCGGAGACGTCCAATTTGCGGCTTTGGCTGTTGCATGCCAGTTTTTTAGCGATTGTTCGATATCGGGATGGTTTTGCCAAAACTCTCGCAATGTTCGGAGTGCAATGATTCTCATTTCAGATGTACGAATCTACTAGTCTCAGGCCACGTACCCCAAATCGCGCAATTTCTGCATCACCAACTCCTCTTCAGCATCGGTATAGAGCGCATCGCTGCCGACCCCATCGCCCGGCCCGGCCTGGCTATAGACGACCGGATTGGCGGCGTTGAACGCGTCGGTGAAGGCGGCGGTCAGGACGCGGCCGTCCATGTATTGCGGCACAGGTAGGCCCAGATAGTGCAGGATTGTCGGCGTCGGATCGAGCAGGCTGGCCCCCTCCAGCTTGGCCCCGGGGCGCACGCCCGGCCCGCGCAACCCAATGACCCCCTCCATGTGATGGTGGCCGGTCTGGCCGGTGCTTGGCTCGATGATGTGGTTGGAGCCGAAGTCGGCGTGGCCGAAGGAGACGTATTTGGCCCGGTCGGTGTGGAGCACCAGATCGGGCAGGCGGGCGGCGCTGATGCCGTGGAACACCTCCTCGCGCCGGTAGACGACGGGCACAACCTGGCTGCCGTCTTCCGGGTCGCGTAGCTCTTTCGCCTGGGCGATGATGGCGTCGCGCACGGCCTCGTAGTCGGCCGGCTCAACCGCGCCATCCGGCCGCTGCCCCTTCACGTTCAGGTACACCTGGCCGAAGTTGCCGACGGAGAACGCCTTCGTCCGCGCCCAATCCACGTCGTTGAAGGACAGGAAGAAGCGCCGCAATGTCTTGCCGCCCCGGCCGCGCTTCACGTTCTTGCGCGCGTCGCTCAGGCCGAAGGCCGTCAGCCACTTGAGAGCGTTGATCGGCGTGACGCCCAGCCGAAAAGCGGCCCGCTTCAGCAGGCTGAGCGGCGTGCGCTTGAAGGCCAGCCAGCCGTTGGCCGCCAGCCAATTGTTGATGTGGAAGAATTTGTGGAACGGGCCGAAGCCGTGGTCGGACAGGACGATTGTGAGCGCCTCCTCCGGCACGAGGGCCAGCATCTCGCCCAGCAACCGGTCGACGGTCTCGTAATAGTCCAGGATGTCGGGCAGCACGCGGGCGGCCGTGGCCGGGTCGTGCAGCGGGTGCGTGTCGTCCACCAGATGCCAGATCTCATGTTGCAGGTTGTCGGTCGTCTCCAGCACGTAGATGAACAGATCCCACGGCTTCTCGCGCAACAGGTACTGCACCGAGCGCGCCCGGTCGATCTCCAGTTGCTTGCAGGCGCGGACGAAGATGGCCGGATCGACGCCGCGCCCTTTCTCCGACATGCGCAAGGGAAACGGGCCGCAGGCGTCGATCAACTCCCCCTTCAACTCCGGCGGATAGGTATAGTCGCTCTCCGGGCTGGGGGTCAGGAAGGAGCAGAGCATGAAGCCGTTCAGCGGCCGGGGCGGGTAGGTCATCGGCAGGCTGACGACGCCCACCTGTTTTCCCGCGGCCGAGGCGATCTGCCACACGGCGGGCACGGCCACGGTCAGGCCGTTGGAGACGCGGATGTCGTACCCGTCCGGGGCGGGGTAGGTGAAGTCGATCAGACTGTGCTGGCCGGGGTTGGTGCCCGTGGCGAAACTGGGCCAGGCCGAAGCCGAGACGGGCGGAATGGTGGAGCGCAGACGGCCGCGCGCGCCTTCCTTCAGCAGCCGGGCCAGGTTGGGCAGCCGGCCCTCGTCGAGCCAGGGCTGCAATAAATCAAAGGTGATGCCGTCGAGACCGAAGACGGCGACTTTGGGTTGGGACATAGTGGTTTTTTGGGATAAAGAATTGGCTACGGATTTTGACGGAAGAGACGGATTACCACAAATGCCGTTTTGATCCGTTTTTTCCGTGTCAATCCGTAGCCAATTCTTTTTTTGTTTGACCGTGATTACACTTCGTGGGCCTCCGGCGGGCGGGCGAAGCTGAGGATACTGCGGAAGGCGTACATGAGGCCGCCCAGCAGCCCGGCGCTGAAACGCAGGAAGTAGAAGGCCAGCGACATGGACACGGCCGTGGCCGCGGGCACGCCCACGGGCACGAACAGGAACGTATAGATGCCCTCGCGCAGCCCCAGCCCGTTGAAGGTGATGGGCAGCAGGTTGATGATGGCGATGATGGGCACGAACAGGGCGAAGATGCGGAAGGGCAGGTGGATGCCCAACGCCCAGGCGATGGTCACCTGCACCAGGATCAGGTTGAGCGTGAACGGCAGACTGATGAGCAGCGACGAGATCAGCGCCCGCACGGGGTAGCGGTGAATCGTGTTGACCAGGTTCTCGAACTTGGCGTAGAAAGGCAGGCCGGTTGCCTTGGGGTAGAGGCGGTTGATCAGGCCGATGGGATTCGACCAGCGGGCGATGAAGAAGGCCACCGGGATACCCAACGCGGTGACGACGATGAGCGCCCACAGGAACCAGGGCAGATCGAGCGTCAAGGCATGGGCCGCCAGATTCCACAGCAAGGCGACAAGGGCGATGAGCGACGAGCCGACCAGCCCGGTGACGCGCTCCATGAGCACCGAACTGAGGGCTTCCGCGCCGCGGCCGTGGCTCTGGCGCAGGCTGACGACCTTCACCAGATCGCCGCCGAAGCCCGACGGGATGAAGTTGTTGGCGAAGAAGCCGATGTAATAGAGATAGACCAGATAGCCGAACTTGGGTTCGTCGTTGAGGGCGCGCAGCAGCACGTACCAGCGGTAGGCGCGGATGACGACATTGATCTGGAACAGCAGGAAGGCCAGCGCGTACCAACCCCAATGGATACTGGCCAGCGTCTGCACCACTTCCTGCAAGCTGACGTGGCCGAAGAGCCACACCAGGAGCAGGATGCTGAGCGCGATTTGAGAAAGGCCAAGCAACTTCTTGCGGTTGGCGCGAACGAACTTGCCCATAAGGGGGGGATTATAGCACAGAGGCGATGAGGGCGATATGGGTGGTGTTGCGCTGGTTCGCCTACCGGTTGCCTACAAATGGAATAGAACCTATACTCTTCGTATGCGAATCGAGTGGGATCAGCGGAAGAATCGCGCCAATGTTCGCAAACACCAACTCGATTTTGCGGATGCTTGGAAAGTTTTCCTGCGACCGTTGCTCGTGGCGCTAGACGAACGCAGCGGTCTCGAGTTTCCAGAAGATAGATTGATTGGTATTGGCATGTTGGATGAAACACGAAACGTCGTCATAGTCTTTACCGAACTCAATGAAGATGTCATTCGCGTCATCTCCTTAAGAAAAGCTTTAGCCCATGAACGAGAACGATATCAAGAAGCCTTCCGAGACGAATTTGGATCGGTTTGACGAACTGACGGATGAGATGATCGACACGTCGGACATTCCCCCGTTGTCTGATGCATTCTTCAAGCGCGCCAGTTGGCGATTGCCAAAGCCGCTGGTAGCAATAACATTGCAGGTTGAACCCGAAGTGTTAGCCTGGTTCAAAGAGCAAGGGGACGAGTGGGAACGGCGTGCTACAGCAGCGTTGCGTATCTATGCTGAAGCGCACCAGGAACCAGCGTAACTTTATTGCGTTAGAGCCTCATAGATTGTGCGTGCCAAAGCCCGTACATTGGCGCAATACGCCTCCGCTCCTCCTTCTACTATATCCACCGCCGTCATCGTCCAATCGATCGGCCGCTCATACGCGCCCTGATTGCCCGGTCGGGCGGTGACCGACCACGAGCGATTGCCCGACGCGACTTGCTCGCGATTGCGGCGGCGAACGTCCGCCGGACTCAGCCCGCGCTCGATGAAATCAGCCAGCAGCCCTCGCGCGTAGGCCAGCCCCTCGGCCGAATAGAGGCTGGGGTGCTGCAAATGGTAGCATAGCACCATGAGATGGTGGACTTCCCCCAGTTCCGGCCGCTCGTTCTCCCAGAAGAGCATCTGGTGGAAGTCGTCCCGGCAAGTCCGACCGGCGTCGTGGAGTGCGCCGCATTCTGGGCATTGCGTGTTCAAATTCGTATTGCCCTTATTTTTGTACCCCAATCTGTATCTTATCCTATATCCTAATCGGCCGACAATCGCGCCACACTCATTTAGAGTAGAAGGATACCCAGGAGCAATCGACCTATGAGAGCAATACGTATCACCGAACCAGGCAACCCCGACGTTATGCGTCTGGAAGAGATGGAGCTGCCCGAACCCGGGCCGGGCGAGGCGCGGGTGGCGCTGGCCTGCACCGGCGTCAACTTTATCGACACCTACCAGCGCAGCGGCCAATACAAGATGGATTTGCCCTTCATCCCCGGCAGCGAGGGCGGCGGCAAAATCGACGCCGTGGGGCCGGACGTGACGGCGTTCGCGCCCGGCGATCTGGTGGCCTTCGCCTCCAGCCCCGGCACGTATGCGGAATACGCGGTCGTGCCCGTGTCCAAGCTCGTCCCGGTTCCGCCCGGCGTCAATTTGATGACGGCCACGGCGGCCATGTTGCAAGGGATGACGGCCCACTATCTGACCCACGACACCTATCCCATCCGGCCCGGCGATACCGTGCTGATCCATGCCGCCGGCGGTGGGACCGGCCTGCTGCTGGTTCAGATGGCTAAGATGCGCGGGGCGCGGGTGCTGGGAACAGTGTCTACCGAGGAGAAGGAGATGCTGGCCCGCGAGGCCGGCGCGGATGAGATCATTCGCTACACCGAGCAGGACTTCGCCGGCGAGGTGAAGCGCCTGACCAACGGCCGCGGCGTCAATGCCGTCTATGATTCCGTTGGCCGCGACACCTTCCTCAAGAGCTTGAGTTGCCTGCGACCGCGCGGCTATCTGGTGCTGTTCGGCCAGTCGAGCGGCGCGGTGGAGCCGTTCGATCCCCAACTGCTCAATAAGGCCGGCTCGGTCTACCTGACGCGGCCCACGCTGGGCCACTATACCCAAAATGGCGATGAGCTTCGGCGGCGGGCCGGCGACGTGTTGGCCTGGGTCGTCGATGGCCGCCTGTCGGTGCGCATCGACAAGACCTTCCCGCTGGAGGAAGCGGCCGAGGCCCACCGATACATGGAAAGTCGCCAGAGCAAGGGCAAGGTGCTGCTGGGCACGCAATTGGGCCGGACGATGAAGATCGAGCAGTTGGATCAGGCGATGGATCGTCAGGATTTGGTGGACAAGGCCGGCTGGGACTCGTTTCCGGCCAGCGACCCGCCGACGAACTATTAAGCGTCGCGGAATAAGAAATTAGCTACGGATTAAACGGTATGGAGACGGATGAAGACGGATAAGAGGAGAAAGTAACGATGGGAGTTTGTGACGTTTGCGGCAACAAGTATGACAAGAGTTTTCAGGTGATGATGAAAGGCGAGATGCACACGTTTGATAGCTTCGAGTGCGCCATCCACGCCCTCGCGCCGACGTGCGACCATTGCGGCTGTCGCATCGTCGGCCACGGCGTGGAGGCGCAGGGCGGCATCTTTTGCTGTGCCCATTGCGCCGAGCATATGGGTATCAGTTCGCTGCAAGACCGGACGACGGAGAGCGTACAATAGACCTGACAGGTCGGCCGCAGACCTGTCAGGTCTGGGGATTGCCCGGCAACCGGACGATGAAGGCCGAACCCCGCCCCACCTCGCTGGACACACTGATCTGCCCGCCGTGGGCCGTGACGAGTTCGTAGACAATCGCCAGCCCCAGGCCGGAGCCGCGGCCGTTCTCGCCCCGCGCCCGCGACTTCTCCAGCCGGTAGAAGCGCTCGAACACGCGCGGCAACTCCTCGGCCGGGATGCCGGGGCCGCTGTCGGTGACAATGCCTTCCACTGACCCGCCCGCGACCCGCGTCGCCAGATGCACCCGGCCGCCGGCCGGGGTATAGGCCAGTGCGTTATCGGCCAGATTGGTGAAGATTTGGGTCAGCCGGTCGGGGTCACCCATCGTCGGCAGCGGTATGGCGGCGTCCAGCGTCAGTTCGATATCCTTGGCCCGCGCCCGCGGCAGTTGGCTGTGGTGCACGTCGGTCAGGAGCTGGCTCAGATCGACCGGGCGCATCTTGAGTTGCAATTGACCCGACTCCATGCGCGCCAGATCGAGCAACTCGTTGACCATCCGCTCCATGCGCCCCGCTTCATTATAGATCGTCTCGGCCGCTCGCTGGCGCTCGTCGGGGGCCTCGGCCGCGCCGTCGAGCAACGCCTGGCTCCAGCCGCTGATGGCCGTCAGTGGCGTCTTCAGGTCGTGGGAGACATTGGCCACGAAATCGCGCTGGGCCTGTTGGGTGGCCTTCACCTGGGCGGCCATGCTGTTGAAGCTGCCGGCCACGCGCTGTACCTCATCCGGGCCTTGGGGCGGCACGCGCTGGTCATAGTCGCCGCGGGCGATAGCCTCGGCCGCGCCGGCCATCGTGCCCAGCGGTCGGGCTACGGAACGGGCGATGATCAGGGCCAGCAACAAGGCCAGCAGCAGGGCCAACCCCCCGGCGTAGACCAGTGGCCGCAGGAAATACTCGTTGAAGAACTCGCCCGCCGTCGGCTCCGCCTGAGCATAGAAGATGAGGGCGCGGCCCAGGGCGGGGTGCGGCTCGGCGAAGACAAGCCAGCGGGAGCCGTTGGTATGGACGAAGGAGCCGAAGATGCTGTCGCGGCCGCCGTTGGTCAGGACGAGGCTCTGCGGTCGCTCGATGCTCGTCAATTCATCGCCCACCCAATCGTCGCCGGTGTTGGTATCGAAGACGATCTGTTCCGCTTCGGTATCGACAACCAGGATGCGCACGTCGGCCTGCTCCGAGGTGGTGAACAGCAAGCCTTGCAGTTCGTCGCCGCCCGCGCCTGATTCCCATAGCTGGAGCAGTTCGCGCTGGTTGGTGCGGCTGATGGCCGACAGACGCTCCAGCGATGGCAGCAGGCGGGCGTCGGAGACGGACGAGAAGGCGATCAGGGCCACGCCCACGATGAGTAACGCGGCCAGGATGACCGCCACGTAGGACCACAAGAGACGACTGCGAAGTGTGCGCGGCATAGAAGAAAATTAACCCAAAGATGCCCGGACGCAAAGAAAAAGAGGGGGATTTTAAACCAGCCGTTCGCGGGCCTTGGCGCTCAGGTAGTCCATCGTCCAGACCATGATGACGATGGCCCAGATGGCCGTGCCCGCCGCCCCGTACTGGTTCAGGCTGACCCAGATGCGGAACTGCTGGCCGATGCCGCCGCCGCCGACAAAGCCAATCACTGTGGACATGCGGATGTTGATGTCCCACTGGTAGATGATGAAGGCCAGGAAGGGCGGCACGAGTTGCGGCGTGATGGCGTAGACCAGCGATTGCAGCCGCGTGGCCCCCGTGGCCGTGATAGCTTCCACCGGGCCGGGGTCGATCTCCTCGATGGACTCGGAGAAGAGCTTGCCCAGATTGGGGATATTGTTCAGCGCCAGGGCCAGCACCCCGGCAAACGGCCCCGCGCCCACCCAGGTAGCGGCGATGAGGACGAGAATGAGCGGCTCAACCGAGCGCGTGATGTTGAACGTCGTACGTAGCGCGTAATAGACCGTCCGCCCCAACGGCGTGTTGCCCATGATGTTGCGGGCGGCCAGGAAGCTGAGCGGGATGGCGAAGATAGCCCCGATGGTCGTCGCCATGAGGGCCATGAGTAGCGTGACAATCGATAATCTCACGACCGTCCGCACTGTGTCGCTCAGTTGCCACGGCCCGGTGATCTCTTCGTAGGTGATCTCCACCCGCGCCGGTAAGGGTTGGGTTTCGGTGATGGCGACGATGGGGTTGATGGTCGTCTCCAGGCGCACGTTGCCGGCGTCGTCGGTGTCGCAACAGTTGGAGCGCACACGCAGGAAGCCGCCGTCGGGCAAGACCCAGCGAATGGAGACGGTGATATTGGGCGGCAGACGGGAGCCGGTGATGACCAGCGGATCGCCGGGGTCGCCGCAGGGGGCCGAGAGGGTGATGGCCGGGTCGGACGGCGCGCCCGGCTCGGCCACGCCGCAGGGCACGACCAGCGGGGCACTGATGGCGCGGGCCTCGGTCGGCCGGGTGAACAGATCGGGCACGGCGAACTCGCGGGCCAGGGCCAACCCCTGGGGCGCGCCGCGAATCAACTCAATCGGCTCGATGCGGGCCACGCGCCACGACCAGACAAACGCGGCCACGAAACCGGCCACCAGCAGCAGGCGAATGGCCGAGCGCAGGACCGGATTGCGGGTGGCGATAATCGGCCGGCCCTGGATGATGCGCTCGCGCAGCCAGCCGGAGACGTAGTCCAGCACGGCGACGACGATAATGATGGCGATGATGGCCGTCGCCATCGACGAGAAGCGATTGAGCCGCACCCACTGGATGACCAGGAAGCCCAGCCCGGCGTCGCTGACCAGGCCGATGACCGTCGAGAGGCGCACGTTGATGTCGAAGCGGTAGAGGGTGAACGACGTGAACGTGGGCAGGATTTGCGGCAAAACGGCGTAGACCACCATCTGCGCCCAACCGGCCCCGGTGGCCCGCACGGCCTCGATGGGACCGGGATCGATGCTTTCAATCGACTCCGAGTAGAGCTTGGCCAGCGCGGCCACGGTGTGGAACCACAGGGCCAGCGTCCCGGCAAACGGCCCCAGCCCCACCCAGACGACGAAGATGATGGCCCACATCAGGGTTTCGATGGAGCGGATGATGTTGAGCAGCGCGCGCACGACGTTGTAGATGGCGCGGGTGACTTTGTTGCCGCCCATCAGGTTGCGCGCCGCCAGGAAACTGACCGGCACGGCGAAGACGACGCCCATGACCGTCGCCAGGAAGGCCAGGGCGATGGTCTCGCCGATCTTCTCCCAGACGAGGGCCAGCGTTTCCGTCGGTTGCAGGCGGCCGCTGGGGATACTCTGCACGGCGCGCACGGCATGGGTCAGCGTTTCGCCGGGGCCGGGCTGCGACGTGAGGGGCACGGCCTGAGGCACGCGCAACGTGGCCTGGATGCGGCCGTCGGCGTCGGCCTCGAAGAGCACCAGTTGGCCGTCGAGCGTGGCCCGCAGCGGCGTGCCCAGCGGATCGACCCACTGCACCTGCCCCGCCTGGCCCGGCTCGAACCCGTCGCCCGTCACCTGGATCACGTCGCCCACTTCGGCGCAGGGGACGCTCAGGCTGAGGGTGGGGTTGGTGCTGGCGGCGCGGTTCGGCTCCGGCAGCGGATCGACACAGGGAACCATGATCGGCGCGACACCGGCAAAATCCTCGGTGGGGTATTCAAACAGCTCCGGGTTGAGCAGTGAGCGCAAATAGGGCTGGACGCTGGGCAGGCCGGTGATCAGCCGCGCCGGGCGCACCTCGGTGACGAGCGTCGCCGCGCCATAGAGGATGATGCCGATGAGCAGCAGGGCCGTCCCCCAGCGCGGTTCCTTGCCGTGGGCGATCTGGTAGGCGTCGCGGGCGTTCCAGAGCACCAGCAAGACGAGCGGGGCCAGCAGGGCATAGGCCCGCGTCCAGAGGATGAGGCCCAGCAGGGCGGCGACGGTCAGCAGCAGCACCACGCCGCGCGTCCGCTGTCTCAGGATGAACTGCCCGCTTCCGGGTACGATGAGCGACAGGAGAGCCGGCAGCCAGGGATTCATGGCAAGCTACGTCTCAGGCGGCCGGTGTCGTGGCCGAGACCATCTCCGCCTCTTCGCCGTAGACCTCTTTGAATTTCGCCGGCGTCAATTCCGACGGCAGGCCATCAAAGACGAGTTCGCCCGCTTTCAGACCCACGACGCGCGTGGCGTAGCGGTGGACGAGGTCGAGAAAATGGAGGCTACAGAGGACGGTGATGTGGTCTTGCTGGTTGAGCAGTTCCAGATAGCGCAGGATGGAGTGGGACAGGACGGGGTCGAGGCTGGCGACTGGCTCGTCGGCCAGCAGGAGTTGCGGCTCCTGCATCAGGGCGCGGGCGATGCCGACGCGCTGCTGCTGGCCGCCGGAGAGTTGGTCGGCGCGGTTATCGGCCTTGTCGGCGATGCCCACGCGCTCCAGGGCGGCCACGGCCCGCCGGCGCTCCGTGGCCGAGAAGCGGCCGAACAGGCTACCGAAGGGCTGCACGTAGCCCAACCGCCCGGTCAGCACGTTGGTCATCACGCTACTGCGCTTGACCAGATTGAAATGCTGGAAAATCATGCCGATCTGGCGGCGGATAAGGCGCAGTTCGGCGCTGTTGGCGGTGGTGATGTTTCGGCCGTTCCAGATGACCGCGCCGGAAGTGGGTTCGATCAGCCGGTTGACGCAGCGCAACAGGGTCGATTTGCCGGAGCCGGACAGGCCGATGATCGCCAGGAACTCGCCGTCCTGTACCTCGAAGCTGACGTCCTTGAGGGCGACGGTCCCGTCGGGGAAAACTTTGGTCAGGTTTTGAATTTGCAGCACGCGCTTTTTCTCCCCTGAGCAGACTGCGCCAATGAAGGCTAACCGGAGGCTGAGGCCTCCGGTTAGCCACAGACATAAACCTATTGGGCCAGTTCTTCGATATTGAGTCCGGCGCGGCTCAGGTCCGCCCGGAAGGTGTCATAGAAGGCGTCGTTCGATTCGACCAGGGCCTCGATGTTGTAGAGGGTATTGAGCGCTTCCTGCCCCTCGGCCGAGGCGGAGATCTCCAGCAGGGCGGCCACGATCTCGGCGCGCATCTCCTCCGGGAAGTCCTGGACGAAGGACACACTGTCGTTGGGGATGTCGCTGGTGGTTGCCAGCACGACGACCTGCTCCAGCACGTCGGGGAACTCTTCCTCGATGCCGGTGCGGGCGTCGGCGAAGGTGGCCCCGGCGTCGCAATCGCCGTTGTAGACCTGGGTCACGACGTTGTTGTGCGAGCCGGCCTCAATCGTCTGGCTGAAGGCGGTGTCGGGGTCGATGCCCTCGGCGGCCAGCATGATGCGCGGGATGATGTAGCCGGAGGTCGAGGCCGGGTCGACCCAGCACATGACCTTGCCGTTCAGGTCGGCCAGCGTCTCGATGCCGCTGTCGGCGCGGACGATGATCTGCCCGGCGTAGGTGGACGCGCCGAAGCGTGACGTCGCCATGGCGGCATCGACGCCGCACTGCTCATTGGCCAGCACGTAGTTGAACGTGTTCAGCCAGCCGATATGGGCCTGCCCGGCGCACATGGCCTCGCGGACCGACGAGAAATCGGTGCCGACGTTGGCTGTGACCGTGAGGCCGGTCATTTCGGTCAACATGGTCGCCAGCGTATCGCCGCTGGCGATGATGTCCTGGGTGTCCCCCGACGGGACGAAGGACATGACGATGGGGTTCTCCGCTGTGCCCAGTTCAGGCTCACCGGCGCCACAGGCCACCAGGCCCACGGCCAGCAGGATTACCAAGCCAATAAAAAGGATCGTTCTACGGGCGTTCATACTTATCTCCTCGGTTTGAAAAGATGGGAAGGAAATTTGCCGCCGGGTGTCCCGCCCCGCGGCCTCTCGCGGTGGAAGCTATGCGAGATAAGGCAATGATAGTAGGCTTGGCGGGCTTTGCCAAGTCATTTTGGGATCGATCGCGATGTTAGCTTAGCGGCTACTGTTCCGCGGCGGGGTGGCAATAGGCGTAGTCGCGGACAGTCAGTTCGTCGCCGTCGCCCAGCGTGAAGGTA is drawn from Candidatus Promineifilum breve and contains these coding sequences:
- a CDS encoding DUF2442 domain-containing protein; translation: MMLPRINGVRHLHDYVLHLIFANGEEADLDLAGRVRGRGGVFKPLEDIAFFAQVAVDPEAHTLVWPNGVDLDPDGLYSEATGTPLPIPTV
- a CDS encoding glycosyltransferase family 2 protein, which encodes MTTALPHPESIDLSLVIPVYNEEDNLRPLAEEIRAALGSTGLDYEALFIDDGSKDGSFACLQELAAEDDHIVAIRFRRNYGQTAAFAAGFDHARGRVIVTLDADRQNDPADIPRLLAELDKGYDVVNGWRENRQDNLVRRFPSRVANWLIAETSGVRLRDRGCSLRAFRAEVVRDLHLYGELHRFIPELVSFGGFSMSEVPVNHRARVAGASKYGLSRTFRVILDLFTIHFLRKYGDRPMQLFGRWGIILFALGALVGGYLTGLKLWAGITGGMAGFNAMTIGDRPLLLLAVLLVILGVQFIVMGLIAELTVRTYYETQDLRVYRVRQIIGRDSLE
- a CDS encoding helix-turn-helix domain-containing protein — protein: MEIKPIRNEVDYKEAMAELDRLWGAEPNTPEGDKLDILVTLIEAYEGETDPIGPPDPIEALFHFLERQELTPRALVPYIGNEGEVMAVLERRLPLSLDMIRRLHAGLDIPADVLIQTYQLETA
- a CDS encoding type II toxin-antitoxin system HigB family toxin; amino-acid sequence: MRIIALRTLREFWQNHPDIEQSLKNWHATAKAANWTSPADVVTDYRSASIIANNRIVFNIHGNRYRLITAVDYRRGIVYIRFIGTHRDYDKIDARTI
- a CDS encoding alkaline phosphatase family protein, producing MSQPKVAVFGLDGITFDLLQPWLDEGRLPNLARLLKEGARGRLRSTIPPVSASAWPSFATGTNPGQHSLIDFTYPAPDGYDIRVSNGLTVAVPAVWQIASAAGKQVGVVSLPMTYPPRPLNGFMLCSFLTPSPESDYTYPPELKGELIDACGPFPLRMSEKGRGVDPAIFVRACKQLEIDRARSVQYLLREKPWDLFIYVLETTDNLQHEIWHLVDDTHPLHDPATAARVLPDILDYYETVDRLLGEMLALVPEEALTIVLSDHGFGPFHKFFHINNWLAANGWLAFKRTPLSLLKRAAFRLGVTPINALKWLTAFGLSDARKNVKRGRGGKTLRRFFLSFNDVDWARTKAFSVGNFGQVYLNVKGQRPDGAVEPADYEAVRDAIIAQAKELRDPEDGSQVVPVVYRREEVFHGISAARLPDLVLHTDRAKYVSFGHADFGSNHIIEPSTGQTGHHHMEGVIGLRGPGVRPGAKLEGASLLDPTPTILHYLGLPVPQYMDGRVLTAAFTDAFNAANPVVYSQAGPGDGVGSDALYTDAEEELVMQKLRDLGYVA
- a CDS encoding lysylphosphatidylglycerol synthase transmembrane domain-containing protein gives rise to the protein MGKFVRANRKKLLGLSQIALSILLLVWLFGHVSLQEVVQTLASIHWGWYALAFLLFQINVVIRAYRWYVLLRALNDEPKFGYLVYLYYIGFFANNFIPSGFGGDLVKVVSLRQSHGRGAEALSSVLMERVTGLVGSSLIALVALLWNLAAHALTLDLPWFLWALIVVTALGIPVAFFIARWSNPIGLINRLYPKATGLPFYAKFENLVNTIHRYPVRALISSLLISLPFTLNLILVQVTIAWALGIHLPFRIFALFVPIIAIINLLPITFNGLGLREGIYTFLFVPVGVPAATAVSMSLAFYFLRFSAGLLGGLMYAFRSILSFARPPEAHEV
- a CDS encoding BrnT family toxin, with amino-acid sequence MRIEWDQRKNRANVRKHQLDFADAWKVFLRPLLVALDERSGLEFPEDRLIGIGMLDETRNVVIVFTELNEDVIRVISLRKALAHERERYQEAFRDEFGSV
- a CDS encoding BrnA antitoxin family protein — its product is MNENDIKKPSETNLDRFDELTDEMIDTSDIPPLSDAFFKRASWRLPKPLVAITLQVEPEVLAWFKEQGDEWERRATAALRIYAEAHQEPA